A stretch of Rhizobium sp. TH2 DNA encodes these proteins:
- a CDS encoding LysR family transcriptional regulator VtlR, protein MALDWDKLRIFHAAAEAGSFTHAADKLHLSQSAISRQVSALEADINTKLFHRHARGLILTEQGELLYRTAHDVLMKLEMVKMQLTETTEKPTGRLRITTTVGLGQGWLTDKVQEFLSLYPEMQIQLILDNEEIDVNMRHADCAIRLREPQQSDLIQRKLFTVHMHVYAAPSYLSRYGEPQTLEDLDNHRIISFGEPAPNYLLDVNWLETAARPDDDPRVPVLQINSLTSIKRAALLGIGIAMLPDYIVGRDPGLVQLVTGADVPSFDTYFCYPAEMKNAAKLKVFRDFIVAKARNWNF, encoded by the coding sequence ATGGCGCTCGACTGGGACAAGTTGCGCATTTTTCATGCCGCTGCGGAGGCCGGATCGTTCACGCATGCCGCCGACAAGCTGCATCTGTCGCAGTCAGCTATCAGCCGCCAGGTCTCGGCACTTGAAGCCGACATCAATACCAAGCTGTTCCACCGCCACGCCCGCGGCCTGATCCTGACCGAGCAGGGCGAGCTGCTCTACCGCACGGCGCACGACGTGCTGATGAAGCTCGAAATGGTCAAGATGCAGCTGACCGAGACGACCGAGAAGCCGACCGGCCGCCTGAGGATCACCACGACGGTCGGCCTCGGCCAGGGCTGGCTGACCGACAAGGTGCAGGAGTTCCTGTCGCTCTACCCCGAAATGCAGATCCAGTTGATCCTCGACAACGAGGAGATCGACGTCAACATGCGCCATGCGGACTGTGCCATCCGCCTGCGCGAGCCGCAGCAGTCCGACCTCATCCAGCGCAAGCTGTTCACGGTGCATATGCATGTCTATGCCGCGCCCTCCTATCTCAGCCGCTATGGCGAGCCGCAGACGCTCGAGGACCTCGACAATCACCGGATCATCAGCTTCGGCGAGCCCGCACCCAACTACCTGCTCGACGTGAACTGGCTGGAGACGGCCGCCCGCCCCGACGATGATCCACGCGTGCCGGTCTTGCAGATCAACAGCCTCACTTCGATCAAGCGCGCCGCCCTGCTGGGCATCGGCATTGCCATGCTGCCGGATTACATCGTCGGCCGCGATCCCGGCCTCGTGCAGCTCGTAACAGGTGCGGATGTGCCGTCCTTCGACACCTATTTCTGCTACCCGGCCGAAATGAAGAATGCCGCCAAGCTGAAGGTCTTCCGTGACTTCATAGTAGCCAAGGCGCGCAACTGGAATTTCTGA